The DNA segment GAGCTCCGGTTCGATTGATACAGGCGTATCTGAGCGGTATCTCGGGCGTCTCCTTCCAGACCCACTCATCCAGTTTTCCATCTATATTTATCGGAGCGTGTGTGTAGTAGCAGATGATCTTCGGCAGAGGCGGAAGGGCGGTTTGAAGGGCATAGCGGATCATGTCTAAGGCGATCTTCCTCCCCACTTCGGGCGCTCTGAGAAGCGTGTGCCAGACGTAGAATATCCTGGCTCCATCCATCTGCACCATGCCCGCCCCATCGCCGTAGGCTTTCCCCGATTCGTCCTTCAAAGTCAATATCGGCGTGTATCTCCCCCTTGTCATCTCCCCCCTCATCGGCCTCCATCTGAGATCACCCTCCTTCGGGAACGGGAACTCCTCCGGGACGGACCGGACGATCTCCTGATCGGGATTGAGGTGGAAGGTGAGCTTAAGCCCTTGGGGAGGCTCCTCCCATCCGCCTGTAATCGGCAGGCCGAAGAAGGCGGCGGAGTTGACGTGATCTCCGTTTTGATCGTAATAGAAGGGGAACGGACCGCTCGGTAGAACCAGCATCGTCCCGCCCTGCTCCAGAAACCTCCTGATCGCCTCATCGCCGTCACCCTCACGGTTGACGCTCCGGTAATACGCCTCCCCGCCGAGGTAAAGCAGGAAGGGAAACCTCTCAGCGTTGAAATACTCCGGATCGGCGAGCTGTTGAGGTGTTAGAAGGGCGAAATGATCCATCAAACCCGCCTTGTTGATCATCCTGATGATCGGGCTGGAGTACGGGTTCCAGTTTTTCGGGAAGGGCATGACCGCCACCTTGCCCGAAAGCCCATCGAGGAGCGGTTTAAGCTCCAGCAGCTTTTCAACGCTTTTCATCTCGGCTGCCACCTCCCTCTCCCTTTCCCTGATAGCCTCTAGATTTCTTTCAATGCGGTCCTTCGGGCCGGCGAAGGTCGTCAGGGCGAAGAGAGAACCATTGCGGATCTCCAGCCGATCGATCTCGCCTTTCAGCGGTGCCTCCACGAGGTCCAGATGCCATTTCATACACGGCGGCCAGCCCTTAAGGACGGGAATTCCCCTTTGAAGGTCTATATCCGTTTTGCCTTTCGGCCCCGCCAGGATGATCTTACCGCCCTCTTCCACCTCCCCGACAAGGGCGAATAGATGCGATCCGGAGATCCTCAGGTCGAGATCCGCGTCGCGGACGCATATCCGTCCACCGTTGAAGTCCGGGTCGATCAGGTCGAAGGGCACCCCGTAGATCGTCCGCATCCCCGGCTCAAACCCTGCCCACGAGCTCGTATCGTCCCAGTCGAAGCTGAGCCGTCGGTTGAGGTGGAAGCGCAGGTCATACATCACAAATCCGTCGGACGATTTCACCCGATTCCTCCTCCCTCTCGTCCTTTCGATCCGAAGCGTGATCGGCTTGACCGACGGATCGAACCTGCCGATCGCCACCGTGTCGCCGTATCTGAGATCGTGTATGACCAAAGTATCCGGCCTCCTCGGCATCTCCTCAAAGCCCTCCCCCATTTTGAGCTCCTCCGGCTCCGAGGCGCCCTCTCTCAGGACGAAAACCCTCTTGCCGCGCAGGTCGAACATCGGGAAGGTGACGTTCAGGTCAAATGGTTCACCCTGCCCTTCGCCGTATCTCACAAGCTTGAAGGAGAGATCTCCGTCACCATAGTATCGATAATCCGATATGTCGGTATGTCTCCCCTTTTTGTTGAAGGCCAGCGCTCCCTTTCCGCCGCATATCACCCTGACGGTGGCCTTTCCGACGGGATAGGCGATCTGCTCAAGCTGCCCCCACAGCCCTCCAAATGTGGCCCTTTTCCCCTTGCCGACGTTACATCCATCGAACAGGCCGAACATCTCCGTGAAGGCTCCGTCGTAATCGGCGACTGAATCGTGATACTCGTCCCTGAAAAGCTCGTGCCATCTCTCGCATGCCCCTCGGAGGTAATGACCGATGATCGGATCGCCCGTGGCCACATATGTAAGGGCCATGGCGTATGGGACGCACCATACCTCGTTGGAGCATGCGCTGCCCAGCCAACTGATCCCGGAGTTAGGCTCCATGAAGAAGGAGCTATCGAGCTCATCCATCCTGTCGTTATCCGATGCCCAGATCGGCATGTATCTGTACATCATGGTTCGGACGAGCTTGAGGGCCTCCTTTGCAAGCTCCTGCCTTTTGGGGTCATTTCGGAAGGTGTAGTAGTATCGCAGGCAGAAGGCGGTCGACGGGGCAGCACCCCAGCAGAACTGCGCCGCGGGGACATCGGCGTAGCCGTTCCTGGTGTAGAGGATATGTTTCGTCCACCTGAGCGCGCCGTCAATCAGATAAAGGTATCTCCCGAACCGATCGGGATCATTTCGATAGGCGTCTAAGTAAGTTAGGGCGAGCTGCCATCCCTGGATATTGTGCATCGTCTCGACGCCCGGCCCGAACATGTCTATCCCCTCGCCCTCAAGCGGTTTACGCCAGAAATAACACTCGTCCCCGTCCACGACCATTTTTTGAGCCCACTTCGCCAGGAACTCCAGATCCTCCTCAAGCCTGGATATCGCCTCCTCGTCCTTCACCTCGAAGATATAATCCACGGCGCTCCTGTCCCAACCTTCGCCGCCGAAGACCAGAGAGCCGGGCTTGAACCACCTGGCGTTTTTCCCCGTCAGCCTGTGATATAATCTCCCGCTCCTCATCGGCCCATATCCTCTGACCCTATACCGCTCCGGAAGCCAGGATAGGTCGTTTACCCTGGGAACCTCCGGAAGCAGATCTCGATATCTCCCCCATATAAACCTCTGCACGAAGAGGTTCGGGTCGGAGTCTGACGGCAGATCGAGCGAGTAGAGGAGGGTGAAGTGAGATGAGATGGTGACGGGGGTATCGGGATACCTGAGCCTGTTGTATTTTGCGGCGTAGGGGTAAACCAGGGTGAAGAACTGCCTTGCCCCCTTCAGCTTCCAGCAATATGCGGATGCGATGTATTTCTCCGAGCCATCCGTCAGCCTCGCCTCATGGAAGTCGTAGGCCACATACTTCTTTTGGCTAGGTTTCCAGAGACCC comes from the Candidatus Poribacteria bacterium genome and includes:
- a CDS encoding carbohydrate-binding family 9-like protein, which codes for MVLLQALFLLSMTSNSGVISNDHLIVSPLIADGKGIGFKIETRDGRWIADLLLGSQGNIRAGSVEVKDLSIRLENLEAGPTPSLGPDSFVEIKLSPDDPYPQVSFRLDIESFDEKLWREKIGDVPFHFLACSLPGAEIFHQRGWNIPTPIIDPYPLQGRQTGYGRQISSLWSRDWTYCPPIGAYPLATVGLWKPSQKKYVAYDFHEARLTDGSEKYIASAYCWKLKGARQFFTLVYPYAAKYNRLRYPDTPVTISSHFTLLYSLDLPSDSDPNLFVQRFIWGRYRDLLPEVPRVNDLSWLPERYRVRGYGPMRSGRLYHRLTGKNARWFKPGSLVFGGEGWDRSAVDYIFEVKDEEAISRLEEDLEFLAKWAQKMVVDGDECYFWRKPLEGEGIDMFGPGVETMHNIQGWQLALTYLDAYRNDPDRFGRYLYLIDGALRWTKHILYTRNGYADVPAAQFCWGAAPSTAFCLRYYYTFRNDPKRQELAKEALKLVRTMMYRYMPIWASDNDRMDELDSSFFMEPNSGISWLGSACSNEVWCVPYAMALTYVATGDPIIGHYLRGACERWHELFRDEYHDSVADYDGAFTEMFGLFDGCNVGKGKRATFGGLWGQLEQIAYPVGKATVRVICGGKGALAFNKKGRHTDISDYRYYGDGDLSFKLVRYGEGQGEPFDLNVTFPMFDLRGKRVFVLREGASEPEELKMGEGFEEMPRRPDTLVIHDLRYGDTVAIGRFDPSVKPITLRIERTRGRRNRVKSSDGFVMYDLRFHLNRRLSFDWDDTSSWAGFEPGMRTIYGVPFDLIDPDFNGGRICVRDADLDLRISGSHLFALVGEVEEGGKIILAGPKGKTDIDLQRGIPVLKGWPPCMKWHLDLVEAPLKGEIDRLEIRNGSLFALTTFAGPKDRIERNLEAIREREREVAAEMKSVEKLLELKPLLDGLSGKVAVMPFPKNWNPYSSPIIRMINKAGLMDHFALLTPQQLADPEYFNAERFPFLLYLGGEAYYRSVNREGDGDEAIRRFLEQGGTMLVLPSGPFPFYYDQNGDHVNSAAFFGLPITGGWEEPPQGLKLTFHLNPDQEIVRSVPEEFPFPKEGDLRWRPMRGEMTRGRYTPILTLKDESGKAYGDGAGMVQMDGARIFYVWHTLLRAPEVGRKIALDMIRYALQTALPPLPKIICYYTHAPINIDGKLDEWVWKETPEIPLRYACINRTGAPPQRTSFKVRWDEENLYVAYIVEDDNPWATMRKRDDHLWEEEVVELFVDQDSDGVGYKEFEVNPLNTQVDLDIQPEKTEEERLAWDAQGWRSKVTRTKEGWVVEMAIPLTAFKGAPNLPPKAGDRWKVNFYRIDRPQGPGTKPEAIQFSAWSFVRRTYHEPDRFGYMVFASDPFAEDFSLHREGSPPAEPWIVQAGEWRVENGTLVGVNGGTDGWVPRGIYLPLDLDDYAVEIKFRVEGRGSDWRDGPWFGVRCSDGSGYYVEFTDRSAQLHKSVNGISTDDSTVLAEKPHELGDGWQLLSIRVKGNRIEVDIQRRRLFEFTDEGRSGDVIKSGGLILSPRRWSRSSGDTIVRYASIKIHRYRNSATHP